In Erigeron canadensis isolate Cc75 chromosome 1, C_canadensis_v1, whole genome shotgun sequence, a single window of DNA contains:
- the LOC122578225 gene encoding NADPH-dependent aldehyde reductase-like protein, chloroplastic, with product MADGITASSILATRSSSIQLKDRVAIVTGGFGGIGQAVVTHLASLGAKLVISDLVTSQLTPALSSTGAVVFKADISDPAQVKALFDFAETTFNTPPHILVNCAGVSDPTFATISTTSLEIFDHVMSTNTNGSFLCCREAANRMRRGSGGRIICVTSSQVGLPSPGYGPYTMSKAAVEVMVKILAKELKGTGITANCVAPGPIATKMFFAGKTEEMVNGVINLNPLNRLGQPEDVAPVIGFLASDSGEWINGQIIRVNGGYVV from the coding sequence ATGGCTGATGGAATCACAGCTTCCTCAATACTTGCTACCCGGTCGTCATCCATACAACTCAAGGACCGGGTGGCAATTGTCACCGGGGGCTTTGGTGGTATTGGCCAAGCGGTTGTCACACATCTTGCTTCTCTTGGAGCCAAGCTCGTAATTTCAGACCTAGTTACGTCTCAACTCACCCCTGCTCTCTCATCAACAGGAGCCGTCGTCTTCAAAGCTGATATATCCGACCCAGCCCAAGTCAAAGCACTCTTTGATTTCGCAGAGACAACTTTCAACACGCCACCTCATATTTTAGTCAATTGCGCCGGTGTATCTGATCCTACTTTTGCTACAATCTCAACCACTTCTCTTGAAATATTTGATCACGTAATGTCTACAAACACAAATGGATCATTTCTATGCTGCAGGGAAGCAGCAAACCGGATGAGACGTGGAAGTGGAGGGAGGATAATATGTGTAACATCGTCCCAAGTGGGCTTACCTAGTCCAGGATATGGTCCATACACTATGTCTAAAGCCGCTGTGGAAGTTATGGTAAAAATATTGGCCAAGGAGTTAAAAGGGACCGGGATCACTGCAAATTGTGTTGCTCCTGGTCCCATTGCGACCAAGATGTTTTTTGCTGGAAAGACAGAGGAGATGGTCAACGGTGTCATAAATTTAAATCCTTTGAATAGGCTTGGACAGCCCGAAGATGTGGCTCCTGTGATCGGGTTCTTGGCTAGTGATTCAGGTGAATGGATTAACGGTCAGATCATTCGTGTCAATGGTGGTTATGTTGTTTGA
- the LOC122578214 gene encoding NADPH-dependent aldehyde reductase-like protein, chloroplastic — protein MATGTATSTVTAPQTTTQSFSLQDRVAIVTGASRGIGKAIALHLASLGAKVVINYNSNSTLADQLTSQINSNSIGKAISVKADVSDPAQVKALFDAAETAFGSPLHILVNAAGILDSSYSSIPNSSLEEFDKTFSVNTRGSYLCCKEAANRLKKGGGGRIICVTSSMAVALRPGFGSYAASKAAVEAMIKILAKELKGTGITANCVAPGPIATDMFFEGKSEEMVKRSVDESPLGRLGVPEDVAPLVGFLASDAGEWVNGQIIRVNGGYV, from the coding sequence ATGGCCACAGGAACTGCCACCAGCACCGTCACAGCACCACAAACCACCACCCAATCTTTTTCACTCCAAGACCGTGTGGCAATCGTCACCGGCGCCTCTCGCGGCATCGGAAAAGCCATCGCCCTTCACCTGGCATCTCTGGGCGCAAAGGTCGTCATCAATTACAATTCCAATTCCACTCTAGCTGACCAACTCACTTCCCAaatcaattccaattccatagGAAAAGCTATATCCGTAAAAGCAGACGTTTCTGATCCAGCACAAGTGAAAGCATTATTCGACGCAGCGGAAACCGCTTTCGGTTCCCCATTACACATATTAGTTAACGCCGCAGGAATCTTGGATTCCTCGTATTCGTCGATACCGAATTCTTCCTTAGAAGAATTCGACAAGACATTTAGTGTGAACACTAGGGGGTCTTATTTGTGCTGCAAGGAAGCAGCAAACAGGTTGAAAAAAGGGGGCGGAGGGAGGATAATCTGTGTGACGTCATCGATGGCGGTGGCGTTGAGACCCGGGTTTGGTTCGTATGCGGCATCGAAAGCGGCGGTTGAAGCTATGATCAAGATTCTGGCGAAAGAACTGAAAGGGACTGGGATTACGGCTAATTGTGTAGCACCTGGGCCGATTGCGACTGATATGTTTTTTGAAGGGAAAAgtgaggagatggtgaagaggTCAGTGGACGAGAGCCCGTTGGGTAGGCTCGGGGTGCCCGAGGATGTTGCTCCGCTGGTCGGGTTCTTGGCTAGTGATGCGGGTGAATGGGTTAATGGTCAGATTATCCGGGTTAATGGTGGATATGTGTGA